The Gammaproteobacteria bacterium genome includes the window CAACGGGAAGCCTTGTCGATGCTTGAAGCGCGTATCTCGAAAAAAAACATCACGCAACTCAAAAGCAAAGTGCAAAAAATATTGGCGGCGGTACCAAAACGGAAAGCAGTACCCGAATGGGAT containing:
- a CDS encoding toxin-antitoxin system HicB family antitoxin, which encodes TLRVPVELKSRLEHEAKQQGVSLNNLANYFLTTQLSQREALSMLEARISKKNITQLKSKVQKILAAVPKRKAVPEWDRIK